TAATTCACTTTCTGCAATAAACTTTGTACTAAAGCACACTACTAGATGAGAAGGATATTTGCTTTGTATGCATAAAAACGACCTCTAAAACCTGTCTAAACGACAACCAGCAACAGGAATCTTACATCATAAAGTAGCTGTGGGTCGATTCTAACACCTCACTTGCGTCTTTCATGCAAGACCTATTGGGTTTTCCAGTATACACAAGGTAAGGATAATGTACTGTAAACAGTTTAAGTTCAAGAAGTTGTTGATTTCTCTCCCTGGTGAACTTCTGAAAAGTTTGGTGACCTTTTTGGTGATTGACTCTTTTGAAAAAGACAGCAGGAGGCCATTTTCTTTCAATACACAAGGGGGTAAAATGGTTTAATATGTGCCACATTGCCCTGAAAACTCAAGGGATGCAACCACTGAACCACTCGACCAGGGGCAAAAGACAATAAAGGTCAGGCCTTGaaaatttagatttcaaaatgAGTCGAAATTGGATgggatttctttttttcttttctccctatAAAATTGGAAGGTTTGAAATCCATGCAAACTACCATGGTAGTTAAATACTTGGAATCAATAGCTTCAAGTTCGATAAGTAAAGATGCAGATAATGACGCGGACAAAAAAGGCTACTTCATTTCAGTTACTAGCACTCTAAGAACCAGAAGAAGCGCAAATTTAGTCAAAAGTTAGAAAACTGGGAAAGAGGGGGAATGTCCCAAAACCTGCAAAGAGCTTTCATTTCATCCTTCCAACCACATTCTACAAGCCTTTCCCTCAAAAGCTCCTtcaatctttctttttctccacTCTCTATTAGCTGCAATGTAGCAAATTCATAAATTACAGCCAATAATTCAATATCCAAACTACGCAACCAATTTACAAAATTGAGATATAAAATAAGCTGTTCCATGAATAACTAACCTTGCACCAATTAAGCAGAAAAACTTAATTAGACGAAAGACACGAACGATTACCTTGATATTAATAATTTCTTGAAGAGTAGGTTCTCGATCTTGCTCCTCTTCTTCTGCATCTGGAGTTGGTGGACGTTTAACTGAAGACCTCCTTTAGTTCAAGCACCCCAAAAGCATTGCAGGAATATTCAAAATCAAATAACCAAGAATCATTAAAAAACAATTTGACAGGGccaaacaaaagagaaaagaatgaaaaagtaaaaattCTAGAGAATCTGATGATGTCGATGATTACATAATTAACCAAAACCGGTTGGGTGCTTTATGGACAGAGCTTGGATGAGCAGCTGCAACAAAGTACAATCGGAAAGTCTCCAACTTTCGTCTTATTTCGTATTTATACAGCGATAAGTCGGTGATTCTTCGAGTATGAAGGAAAGAGTTGCGGCGATTTcctgcctcttttttttttttcaatttttttctttcaatttatccGTGTTATGGAATGGATTGTATTTCTCATGTATGGCCTTCGGGGTTTATAGGAATTACATGTAACCACGGAAATTCTGAAAAAGTGGCAAAAAAGCCCAAGAATTTTATTCTCCATCAAATAGGAATAAAGTGATTATTAAAACCATAAACTGTCaaagggaagaaagagaaaacatatatatatatatatatatattttggtttGACTAGACCCCGGGTTTGGCAAAGCAATAGTCACGTATGACAGATCAATTTTACAGAGAAAGATGAAAACAGATCAATTTTATTAGATGagtttgtttttcaaaaaaattaggCAAGATTTTTTGAGagtaaaaattttaaactttacGCTTCAATCTTGACATTGAAATGTTTTATATGCGTAGAATATGGATATGGCATAATAATAGTTGAAAGTGTGAACAAGAACAAATCGCAATGTATGCCTGTTGCAAGAAGGTACCAAAAATTTATATTGAATCCTACTAATGCTAACTATTTCACATATTACAAACAAAGTCCAAATTTTTACAATCGttagtgaatttttttgtatttattgaaataaaaatggtgatacaattattttttcttcattGTGCATTTGGCATTTACATGCTCATTATATACACAGAATAGAGTATAAAAGATATTTTACGTGGGCTGTATTAGAATGGTAACTTGGGGTAAAATTAtttgataataattttattaattttagtcATTAGCTACTCAATTACTAGTCATATAAGTACGTCACAATGATAAATGACAAATCTAATACAAATTatcattcaatttttttaaaagaaaaaataaaaaactcttGAAACACATTATTTTTTGTACTTTCTAGATGGTTTGTGACATTTCAGAAAAAGAGCAATATGCTCTGATAGATTAAAAGTAATACCAACCACACAATTTAAGATATTTCCATCATTCGAAAAAAAGAAGTTGGACATTTCAGAGCACTAATTGGAATAGAAAGAGTGTAtttggatagtagattatttaggataatttttttaaaaaatattgtaatatttttttgatgtgatgcatataaaataaaaaaaataattaaaaaatatgttaatgATACAAgtaataaattttgacaaataaatgACTGTCCAAACAAACCTAAAGTGGTAAattgaaacaaaagaaaagtagcTACTAGCTACTATTAATCACTATAACGTGAACCAGTTGAATTTTCAATATAAGTCCCTCTTATTAGTGAGAATTACATCttagatttatttatttattttttgttgcaaAACACAGTTGTAATTTCATTGGCTAAGCGACCAGTGAACCGCAGGCAACGGAGCGCACGGGAATGCTACCCCTTCTGCCGCCAACATGACCAAAACTTTTCGCGGGCAATCGTCCATTACCAATCCCCAAATTTTCCCGCCAACAAAACATGCACTGGAGCTCGGAAATACCAAAACAGAAGATTGAGTCGAATTCTCGAAATCCACATCCAAACCCGTTTGATTTGATTCGAAGTCCAATGATGGCAGAGCATGAAGAACAAAACGCAGCCGAAGAAACCCACAGACCCGGGATTCCAACCCACCGAGTCAAGAAAATCATGAAACTGGACAAAGAAATCAAGAAGGTCAACTCAGAAGCCGTGTTTCTCATCTCCAACTCCACCCAGCTTTTCCTCCAGTTCCTGGCCGAGAAATCAGCTCAGGTTGTGttagagaagaagaaaaagactATAAAGCTGGAGCACCTCCGTGCCGCCGTCAAAAGGCATCTGCCCACTAGTGATTTCCTCCTCGATTCGCTTCCGCCGCCTGCTCAGCCCTCCGATCAACTGCCCAAGGATCGGCCCCGTCCTCGCTCCAGTGACAAGCCTGTTCCGCCTGGGTCACGCAGGATTGATGCTTTCTTTAATAAATGTAATTAGGTCTCTGCTATTCTTCGGTTTTATTCTTCGGTTTTATGTCGTCGAACACTTGGACCCTGTATGATTATTACCCCAATTTCAGTTTATTGATGCCTCTTATTAGTTTTTATGATGCTTCCATCATGTAATTGGTAGAAAAGGGTTATGTGGCTATATTTTTATGGCATTGAATTAGTAGGTAAATTTGTGAAATGCACAGAGAGCTGACTGGTTGTGCTGCAGCTAAATATAAATGCAGGATTATGCTTGCCTGAAATTTGCACACTCTGGAAGGTGAGCTTAAGTGTTAATTCTACTTAAGATAAGAGCTACGGGATCCCAAGCAATCCTGCTTTTATCTGATTGAACGCCGGCTTGCATGCTCATGTGTAGAAATCTGAAAGTCCTGGCTAGGAGTTTTTTGAGACGGTTTCATCTGAGGAATACTACTAGGAAGGGGCTCTCTCTTTAATTCTCCCTGTCATTTGCTGGGGCTGAACATATTTAATATTGCACGATTCTCTTGACGTGGGTTGCAAAGAGATCCCAAAACAATCGAGATTTATTTGCTGTcttatttcttttcatttgaatTCAATGCAAGTCAAATGCCTCATGATTGGTGGAAGATGAATTTTCAACTTTTAAACCAAATGATACGTACAAAGGCCATGCATAAGCTTAATCATgcttcaattttgatcattctCTGGATTGGAGTCTTCAGGCAAGCTATAAATATGTTTGCGTATGAGAAAACATGCATTATTTCCTTTTAACACAGCCTACATGTTTTCATGTTATGCACCTCTAATCAACATATCCAAATCAATTTCTTCTGCTATCATACATCTCACTCGAATCTAATCAACATATCCAAATCAATTTCTTCTGCTATCATACATCTCACTCGAAATCTAAGGTGACTTGGGTCCAGAAAACGATGAGACAACTGAAGCTGTCTCTTCTCTGAGATGGGAAGCAAAGCTAGTTCGAGCGAAAGTTCTTTGTCCATGtgctttctttccttctctgCTGAAAGGTATGCCATGAATTGGGGAAGTTAAGCTATTCGGACCCTGGCCTGGCTGTTGTATGCCAAATGAGAGCCTTCTATTAAGAGGGCTAGTATTTCCAAAACCTCCATTTACACTTCTATCTGAGAGACGCCGACTGCTAGTGCTTGGCCTTGTCCCAAAAGGATTTCCTTGCTCAACCACTACTTGGCTTTGTACCTTCTTCTTTTCCTGTGAGGAAGACAAGAATTCTGAGAATAACAGTTGTCTAAGATGACTCTGGATGTTCAAATTATCTTTATGCAAGCGTACATCcaattcaaatgaaaaaaaaagaacataaatTTCCCTCCACTTGAATGAAACTGAAGCTCATTTTAATCAATCAGATGATACTAACCCTTTGTCTCTGTTTctcctcttctttttccttcctcaGCGTATTGTACTCTTCTAACATTGCCAGTAGGGGAACCTAAAAGGAGAAGATGATGACTACAAGCTGAAAAAACTTGATGATATCCTTAGAAGAATGGCCAGGTAAAAAATAACACACCCTTCAAATTGAAACCAAGCACGCTGCACTTGCATGTCATGGAACAGCTGTGAAATTTGTGTTGAATAGCTAGATTTGATCAAACTATCAATTCAAGATATCCAATTGTTTTAGAAGTACTTGTTTTCTTTGTAACTAGCTGCAAGATTTTCTTTCGTTACATTTTCCAGTGGTCTAAAGAGGTGcctcgatttttttttttttttaataaattgtacAAGGATGCTTTCAAACTCTAGTGTACCTCATCATATAAGAAagtattctttctttcttcttcccagGTCTTTGTCTTTTCTATCAGCAAATCTACCAGAGCTGCATCCACAGATTTAAAACTCCAAGTGTTCTATTACAGAAAATCAAATTCTTAGGCCCTCTGGTGGTTCCCACTACTTGCTGATTTTGAATGTATACCTGGTATCTTGTTAACCAACACTCTAGCACGTTCTGCTCTTTTCAGATTCCTGTGAGCACCTCTGCTGACTGAATACCGATTCTCATCCTGGAAATATTCATCTTAGAAAATTGAGGTACATAAATTGGCAATGCAAACCAAATCTTTATTTCAACAAGAAAGCAGCTTACCCTGCTATACTCTTCCAACCAGCGCTCCTCGTCACATGCTAATATCCATTTTTCTACTTTCTCCATTATAGGCTTCCTGCTGGCAGCTTCTTCTTCTGCTCTAGCTATCTGTTCATCCATGCTCATCAAGAGATCAGCATGGTCAATCTCCCCTATTGCATGGTGTTCGTCAGTGTTTGAGGCTATATATTATCAAGGGAAACATGTTTTGTAgttcaaaaaagaaagatacATCTAAACTGACCGGAGTTTATCAGGTTCATTATATTCTCCATCTCTGATCTTGAAGGGATTTCCATATGTGATTGATTGCATATCTCCTCAAGCTCAAGTTGTTTTTTGAGAAAAAGCTCTTTCATCTTGCTTGCTTTCAATTGGTCCAGTCTATTGACTTCAACCTCGGCCTTGAAACAATTTTAGACAGTCTCAGTATTAGGTATGATAATCTTTTTGGTGTTTCAGCTTGTACAAACAAACCTGCTGGATTATGTCGAGAGTGAGGCTTCCAGGTGTATATATGTCAGATGATGAAACTGACGATAAACTGGTGACATGAGAGAAACGTTCACGATCTTGATAGTGAGTGTCCATGAGATTCCATACGTTTATTAATGCTTTACCGAGGACTTGAAGCTGCAGAAATAAGAAATAATGATCTGTGGGGAAAATATTTGTGTGGAAAATTCACCTGAGCCTCTGGTTGCAGCTCTCtttccacacacacacacacagagacaCATCTACGCACTTGGATCTGTTTATGTTCGTTCTCTTTACGCAATGAAGTTTTTGTCCTAGTAAAATTGACTTTGGTTTTTTCGTTTAAGAAgggtattttatttatttattttgtttgttaTGCAACATCCATGCGTCAAGGCATTTTATAGCACACAACAAATGTTCTGTATTCAATAGATATAAACAAATGCACTAATATGGAAAGCAAGCAAGACCGCTTATGTACTAAACATTACCTTTTCGTGTCGCTTTTGCTTTTCAGCTTCAAGTGACTCCACAGTACTGTCTAGTTTTGCCAAAATGAAATCACCTATATTCTTCGACAGACCAGACAATGCGTTCAAGCTCGGATGAACCTTTGTGATAATCATGGAGGAATCCATTCCCAGAGTGGCTGACAAGTTCTGAATTGTACTCATATATTTTTCTACCCTTTGAAGTCTGTCGCTCTTTCTTGTCAACAATTGGGGAACAAGAAGATAGTAAGATGTCAGGTTTGTTAATTGATGCTTTCATTTTAGATAGTCATTGTGTGCTTCTGTATAATGTTGCGTTACTACTCATACCTTCTCATTGTGAAGTCTCTGAAGCTCATTTTGGTACTCTTCAAGTCTTTTTAGTGAAAGATCACTTTCATTTACTACAATGCTCGATGATGTGTCATTGTACTCTGATCGACCTGCTATTTCTCCTGAAATCTTCTGAATTTGTGATTGTACAGCACGGAATTGCTTCACcctctcttcttttctcaaCTGCATCTCCTTGAGAGCAGGAGTAATTGAATTTAGCTGTTCCTTCAATGTTCCAGTCATTTTCTCTGGCTATCCTTGACAAGGGTACTTGAATTAGCATGTTTCAAGTAGTCATTATCATGCTAAATAAAGTCTGGGTGGAATGAACTGCAACCTCTTTGGTGCTGCAAATATTACTTGCTTCTATTGGAATTTAATTGCGAGAACTTTGAGATTAAGACTAGTTCTCAATGTTGCCAACCTAGCTTGGTGTTTTTATAACTTAAAAAATGAACCTAATCAGAATAGCATGCCTCAGCCCGCTAAAATCCACTAAAATGTCATTGGCATATCATGAACTTTAATTCCAACTGTGTATCCACAGGAGCGTCAGACACCCTAACTGAACTCATTCTCGATATGGATGTGATGTCTTCCACAATTTGAGGTAAATCATATGCTGATTATCCATGAGAATTAGGACTGCTAGATTGAGTTAATCAAGTGCAAGTTTATTCAGAAAAGATGCTGGCATCCATGCCAATTGAATAATTGACTCGACCATCagagaggaaaagaatgaaaagttACCCGTAGAGGGAGGGAACGTTCACCAAGTGACAGAAGCAGATGGGTAAACTCAGCTTGAGCATCTGCCAGTTCCTGGTGTAGTCGAGCTCTTGATATGTTTGCATTGTCAACTTTCTTTCTATAAACCTCCAGACACTCCTGTTCTATGTCCAGAagaaccttttccctttcaaaTTGATCttctccaacttcatcccaTATCATCTGTTTTGGTAATCACAGAGCCATAATTAGTTATGATTAAATGAATATAATATAGGCGGCTCGCAATAGAAAACTTGCCTGCAGTTCTTGGAGCAAATACCCACAGGAGGTCTCCAGCAAAACAGGACATTTTGTTCCACTTGGTGTTTGAAAGGAACCCATTTTTAAGGGATTGATGTTTAACTGAGCGCAAAGAAGTTCAGGCTCCCAGgaagtggttttttttttcctggtaAGCAAGAACAGATGTCCCAATTTTAAGTAAATTCTAGATGCGGACACTTAAGGGTAAGATGGGAGAGGGACCGTCATGAGGTGGGAACTATAGGTGCGAGTTTTTGCTTGAAAGTTAAGGCTGAACAGGTGGGGTGACATGCTTAAAACTAGTAGTGAAGAACTGAAGCTTTATTTTCAAGAGTCCCCTGATGCTTTTTGTTGCCTAGTATTCTTTCCCTCTTCGACGGTTTACGTTGAAATTCTGATGAACTTATAAACTACTCTCCAGTCACTAGAAATAAAGACATTGTTCCAGTCTTTAGTGTGCTGCCGCTTTAGCGCTCCACAGGACTTGATTCCTAAGCAACCTCTACCTAAAGCTAAAGGAGGAGTAGGTTGCGGCAGAATGGGTTCACGGACATGAAAGTGGTTTTGGACTTCCTAAGCCCATATGATTCAAGTCTTGTACTGGCAGCTAGGACTTCGTCATTGAGATAGAAATCAGTAGTGATTGATGCTAGCTACTTGCCTATCAATTAGAGATGGCAGGGCAGTCTTTTTCCCTTCCCCACCTTTcgttttttttgggttaagaATTTATTTGGGGTACTGATGTCTGGATCAGTGGCTTTAAGTACTACAATTACTGCTTGATTTATTTAGGGTGGGTGAGAAGGGTCTTTCTTTGTGTAATGATTTGAATACCTCAAATGTCTGATTCCTAGGCATCATTATCACATGATTAGAAATGTTTATTGTCCAAAAACATATGCGCACCTTATTTATATTTGGAATGATGCTTTAGTTAAAAGTCATCCTCTTCTCCAGAAACCTGGAAGTTCGAGTATTACTTAGAGTTCATTACCCTCCAAAATTGAGTTCAACCTAACTACTACTACTATATCATATGTTTGTTTTCCAGTCCCACTATTGGCGGATTACTCGTAATTATTGTTATATTAAAAGACAATTACTACCAAGAAAACTAAAAGATCTCTTCACTTATTTGTCCGGaagggaggggaaaaaaaaagaggattaAGAAAATGGAGTGGTTGAAATTAGTAAATAGTCATGTCACAGCAGTTGCGTATGGTCAAATTAACTCACTCGACGGCGTGAGACACACAGAAGCATTTAAAAGCGCAAACATGGTAGTATAAGCAACTCCCCGCCTTTGACCGGAGCTTTGAAAAGCATATCATCCTCTCTTCTCTTCTTCACTCTCTTGTTCTTTGTCTCCTCGGAAGGCTAAGGCTTCCATTTGAGTTAGAAGTCATTTCATGAACCTGTGGGATTGGTCGCACAGCCCACTGGCAAGGGAGGATGAGGACTATTGAGTGATGAAGCTGTCTGTCGTTATTGGAAGTTCCCAAAAGTCGTCGTTATTAACATGAATCGGTGTCTTAAGTTCTCAAAAGTTGATTTCACGCCGCCGCTCACATCACATCACGGGAAGATAAACATAtgaatttgaagttttaattAGTTGGTAAAGGAAGCAGAAAAATGGGAAACTAGAAGAAAGCGATCAAGATCAAACAGAAAACTATACCTCACCTTCACTCCTGCTGAAGGAAGAAGGATGACATTGTCGACGACAGGGCCGCAAAGCACAGGATTACTGGTCCGGGATTCCTTCAAGCTCGCTAACACTGATTGTAAGTTGTAACTCGGCCTGTGTCGTCACTGAAGACGAAAGCCGCGGAACAGTTGTGGTAAGAACCGTTTCCAATACTTTGCATTGTGAAATTCTGCACAAGCGTTCCTACTTGGACATTAACCAGGAATTCTGCTACGCATGAATCATTTGAGTCTCCCATTACGAACTCGAGGATGTATTTAGATAAAAGATCTTTGAAGACATATAAATGATCAGTAAGAAACTCCAAAAGTATCCTTTATAATCCTAACCCATTTAACAGGTTGCATAGTTACAAGCTCGAAGCTGCCAGATTCTACAAGATTCCGATCAGCAATTCGTATTGCTTGCATTTTTGTAATTTGCAGCTTATACTGACTTAGATTTCTAAAAATTACCGCTGTCCAATTAGCATTTCAGGAATTGGCAGCTGATTCGGACTGTTTTAGTACCATGCAATGAATCAGACGTAGAGAGAagtttatttcaaaaaaataaaaaagaaaaaccgcGAAGTACTAGACCATCAGATGGATCTTTAGGAAGTATTTACCCGAATAACCCTTGGGCATTTCATTTCTCTGCATGGCAAATGTACCTACCACAGGCCAATAAGTTACATTAGGTTGCTCATTTGTGACCACGCTTTCGATCTCAAGGTTGATGAACTCGCTTGCACCAACCCAGGGTCCCATGTAGGAAGCGTAGCTCGATCTCCCACGATTTTCTACCCAAGTAGTAAGTAATTGCTTTGGATGGAAGGAGAAGACCTTGGATCCTCCAGGAACGGAGATATTGACAGCAATGGAATTATTGTTGCACTAACAGCTTGAAGGAAAGTATCAAAGATCACTATTTTCTCTTGGAATTCATTATTTCTATTTATAGCCATCAAATTGTGGAAGGAGAATGATGAGATGGAGTGTTTGCCAATTAGTACCTCTTTACTCCATTTGACTCGGATGTGGTATCCTGAGTGCTGCAATGATTTACCAAAGTATCTTCCTGAGATCATGTGTTACCTTTCAAATGCAGCCAGCCTTAGATCAAGGGATATTAAAAATGTTGCTTATTACCTTCTAAACTCTTATCTACTTAGCTTTTCTTGTGACATTGGATAAATTGAGACGATTGGTGGAATAATTGGCTTCTTGCTATTTCAGCATGCATTACTCAACCTTCGCAAGTTTCCAGCTTAATGACAATAACCCGGAGATTTATTTAAGCTTCTCGGCCATTAATTGACTGACCAATTTAAATATCTCTCGGTTTCGCTTTTTCTGCTCTATATTCAAGTATTTTACGCGCTAACAAACACTTAGTAGAATTCGAGTTGCCAAATTTCACTCACATTCATTACGATGATTGTAAACCCAGACTGAGACGCCCAAGAAGTCGCGTTAAATACGATGTTAGGAACGCGATAGCATGGATTGTATGCAGCTGAACCTATTCAAATAGATCAGAACTCAGACCCAAATTTTCCAAAACTTCATGTTGGTTACATATCAAGAAAGAAGGCTGTATGAAGGCATGTCCTCAATTCGGAGAACATCATCCATTAAAAGTTCTTTTTCCAACTGAGACCGGGTGGTTCTCAAGACATCCTGCCAAATGTAAGAAATTAGCAGAATGGAAAGAATCTTGAAGACCTATAATCAGCAAATCAGCTTAACATGGACTGTAAAACCTGACAAACGGATGTGATGCATGCAatctttgaaagaaaaaaaaaaatgaggccGCATATGCGGATGTGATGCTCACATTGAATTCCATGTACGTTGCATTCCTTTCCAACCACTGTTTATCCATAACCACAAATGCCACGCAGTAAAGTAGGTCAAAGGCCCATTCATTTTCTGCAAATGCATAGAAGCGTCTACTTATATGTACAGATCTGATGTGCCAAACCTCTGGCTTTCTCATTTTTGACCAAGCAGCATTTGAGGTCTCTTTAGAACACAACAGAATATAAAACTCCAAGGGTCAAGGATCCCACTTCTCTTACCTGACAACATTTGTAGGAAAACAGGTCTCACAAATGTTCTGGGTTTTACTGCATACAGTTAATATGAGCTAAGTTAGCCTGTGCCCAAGTTAGAAGTATCAGTCTCATAGAACTTTTTGTGACATGACCATCCAATAGTTATTCAAATTTGACTAAATGGTGACAATATTCTTTTCTTACAGGAGTCCAGATCAAGCATCTGCATAAGCATGAAAGTTATATTTACACCACCAACCGCAAACGGATACTCCCAAGTAGCTCTATTACCACCTTCCTTCTTCAACAGTTGTTGAAATGATGTCTGTAGCAAGAAACACAGTGAACTTTTTATTCATTAATAGTTTAAGATTGTAAAACCAAAGTGTAGAGTCATAATAGCAATAATACTTGGACTGTCTCACAATGTAGGAAAGACTCGTTACCAGCTTCAACCAAGGTAAGACTTCCTCAACATGCAGGCATGTTTTCGCGGCTTAAAGAAAATTTAAAGCTACATAATAGAACTCTCCTAGGCAATATTATAACAAAAAATAACTTTCGCCCAAACAAATGCAAGAGTAAAAGCTTACAGAAAATGTTTTGGCGAAGAAAAGTAAGTTCTCCAAAGATATGAATCCAGCTCCCCTGGCCAAAAGAAACATCACCAACATCATGTCAATACGGAAGCATGAGAAAATACAGAAATGAGAAATAGACCTAGTTATGATTCTcacagaaagagagagagagagagagacctgAAATCAGTTGATGGATCTCTACCCTGCCACCCCATATCTTTCCACTGATCAGATACCAAACTAATCAGCTCCTGACCGGGGTAGGTGGCATGCCATAGAGCCCTTAAACCTTCCTACCAGTATCAAAGATGCACTGGTGAGTCATTCAAGTTTTTGAATTATTACTGAGTCAGTCTTCAACAAAGCAACctactttgattttttttaaacccaGATACTCTAGGTAGTCTATGGCTAAGTTGAGTTGATTCAACTCCCATTTCAGACTTAGTTACACGGAAACTCTTTATTAGTATTAGGCTTGATGGTTATATAACAAGTGTAACAATCAGTCGTGATTTAGGACAAACTAAAACATGAACACACCTGATGTTCTACTTTGGAACCATCAAAACAGATCCTCATCCGTTGTTTTAACCTTCTCAATCTTTCTTCCTGCTAACTCCAGTGTCAGATTGTCAAACATTATtacccaaataaaaaattattaactTCTAGTTACTTGTAACCTTAAAttgatattcaaaataaaaaaagtatcCAGCTGAATTctagacaagtcaaaatggtCAATGGAAAACAACATAATAAAAATCATGCAAAATATGACTTACCAGTAATTGACAATCCGTTGCTAATACACTTACCTGTTGGGGTGTCAAATCGAAAAAAATTCGTTCATAAGTTCCCTTTCGCTTGAAGCAAACACAAGTGAGACCTTTCCCCATCCAGATGGGTGCCCCGCAAGTTGCATCATCTGCAGTCAATAGAAATGTTTTTCACATTTAATATACAGATTCAGCTGTCTCACAAGAAGCACATTCAGGTGCGGGTCGAGTCTCATGAGTGACAGCAATCGGAGCTGACTTTTACAAGATTTTAAAGCCATCCCAACACGAAAAACATTATCAGGGATTAACAGACAGAAACACACAGTTCTGTTATGTATTCAAAGTTAACAAAGGCCACACAAGGCGACAAAAAGATTGACCCAAAGTTCATCAAGACGTTGCTCTCTTGTGAAGCAATAGATTGTGAATGACAATTTAATGCAATGTTTAAACATAAA
This portion of the Coffea eugenioides isolate CCC68of chromosome 11, Ceug_1.0, whole genome shotgun sequence genome encodes:
- the LOC113754487 gene encoding transcription and mRNA export factor ENY2 isoform X2 — protein: MRSSVKRPPTPDAEEEEQDREPTLQEIINIKLIESGEKERLKELLRERLVECGWKDEMKALCRAFARKRGRNNVTVDDLVHVITPKGRASIPDSVKAELLQRIRSFLASTAL
- the LOC113754030 gene encoding ELMO domain-containing protein A, translated to MSPMRTHGSCVSVSVRSPPASSASRCSLSNSSASSDDATCGAPIWMGKGLTCVCFKRKGTYERIFFDLTPQQEERLRRLKQRMRICFDGSKVEHQEGLRALWHATYPGQELISLVSDQWKDMGWQGRDPSTDFRGAGFISLENLLFFAKTFSTSFQQLLKKEGGNRATWEYPFAVGGVNITFMLMQMLDLDSLKPRTFVRPVFLQMLSENEWAFDLLYCVAFVVMDKQWLERNATYMEFNDVLRTTRSQLEKELLMDDVLRIEDMPSYSLLS
- the LOC113754333 gene encoding dr1-associated corepressor, whose amino-acid sequence is MHWSSEIPKQKIESNSRNPHPNPFDLIRSPMMAEHEEQNAAEETHRPGIPTHRVKKIMKLDKEIKKVNSEAVFLISNSTQLFLQFLAEKSAQVVLEKKKKTIKLEHLRAAVKRHLPTSDFLLDSLPPPAQPSDQLPKDRPRPRSSDKPVPPGSRRIDAFFNKCN
- the LOC113753698 gene encoding 65-kDa microtubule-associated protein 8 translates to MGSFQTPSGTKCPVLLETSCGYLLQELQMIWDEVGEDQFEREKVLLDIEQECLEVYRKKVDNANISRARLHQELADAQAEFTHLLLSLGERSLPLRPEKMTGTLKEQLNSITPALKEMQLRKEERVKQFRAVQSQIQKISGEIAGRSEYNDTSSSIVVNESDLSLKRLEEYQNELQRLHNEKSDRLQRVEKYMSTIQNLSATLGMDSSMIITKVHPSLNALSGLSKNIGDFILAKLDSTVESLEAEKQKRHEKLQVLGKALINVWNLMDTHYQDRERFSHVTSLSSVSSSDIYTPGSLTLDIIQQAEVEVNRLDQLKASKMKELFLKKQLELEEICNQSHMEIPSRSEMENIMNLINSGEIDHADLLMSMDEQIARAEEEAASRKPIMEKVEKWILACDEERWLEEYSRDENRYSVSRGAHRNLKRAERARVLVNKIPALVDLLIEKTKTWEEERKNTFLYDEVPLLAMLEEYNTLRKEKEEEKQRQREKKKVQSQVVVEQGNPFGTRPSTSSRRLSDRSVNGGFGNTSPLNRRLSFGIQQPGQGPNSLTSPIHGIPFSREGKKAHGQRTFARTSFASHLREETASVVSSFSGPKSP